The genomic stretch GGGCACTTCCGTGAGCGTGAGCTTCACGTAAGGCCCTAACCGCTTGGCATATTCCGCTATGCCAAGCACTAAGTACTTTTCCTTCAGCTTTCCAACTGCAGCTATTTGTATATGCAAACCTTACACGTCCTTTTATAGTGTCGGATCTTGTCTTCCGCCCGCTACACTAAACGGACATGAATCCCTATAATGTCCATACCTATCCCTAAGCCCGCTTCATTATACGTGCTCACAAGTATAATACGATCCCTTTCTCTTTAAACCACCAAAAAAGTAGCTGGTTCATCACAAAAATCGCATTTCCGCGGTGGGTCCCAATCTGCAAATTGCGTTTCCTTTAAATCCACCACATCTGGCGCATCCTCGTATTCATCTACAAATCGATCCAATGCCTTTTCAATATGTTCTTTACATACACAATACATCGCTGCACGCTTCCTATCCCTAGTTGATGGTTTTCGTATCCGTTAATTGTCCAAGTTATCTATACACAGCATATCAGAAAACGCTACTCCATGTGAAGACGACAAGCTTCGCATTTACTCATTATTAATCCTCCCCTATTTTCACCCTTGTTTTTCTTCCCCTTATCCTCTCCTGTATGCCGCCTTCGCTTCCTCCTTTTGTCCTCGCTATTGCACTGGCTCTGGCTCTGCCCTTACCCTCATTCCCGCTTCCGTCTCCCCAAAACAAAAACCGCAGAGCGCAAACGGCATCCCGTTAGCACACTG from Paenibacillus sp. FSL H8-0548 encodes the following:
- a CDS encoding CxxH/CxxC protein; this encodes MYCVCKEHIEKALDRFVDEYEDAPDVVDLKETQFADWDPPRKCDFCDEPATFLVV